A region from the Microbacterium lacus genome encodes:
- a CDS encoding Asp23/Gls24 family envelope stress response protein gives MSDFDAPVLDCGKTLEELSDYLDRGRVPRDPSIEECPSCLNALDALTRVGVLSRDLISEDAAQLPAPPESWFAAIMDTVRTELRAGREFPIRHPDPRVHITVTEGAVRSLLRATGDTIDGLYVGRTEIIGDAEEPGAPVEIRLSASVAWGMPMQELSATLQELVRRVLAQHTDLNVTAVNVTVEDIHGVESLKDRG, from the coding sequence ATGAGCGATTTCGACGCCCCGGTCCTCGACTGCGGCAAGACGCTCGAAGAGCTCAGTGACTACCTCGATCGCGGGCGGGTCCCGCGCGATCCGTCGATCGAGGAATGCCCCTCGTGCCTGAACGCCCTCGATGCCCTGACCCGCGTCGGTGTCCTGTCGCGCGACCTCATCAGCGAAGACGCCGCCCAGCTGCCCGCGCCGCCCGAGAGCTGGTTCGCCGCGATCATGGACACCGTGCGCACCGAGCTGCGCGCCGGCCGCGAGTTCCCGATCCGGCATCCCGACCCCCGGGTGCACATCACGGTGACCGAGGGGGCGGTGCGTTCGCTGCTGCGCGCGACGGGCGACACGATCGACGGACTGTACGTCGGCCGCACCGAGATCATCGGCGATGCCGAGGAGCCCGGAGCGCCGGTGGAGATCCGCCTCAGCGCGAGCGTCGCGTGGGGGATGCCGATGCAGGAACTCTCCGCGACGTTGCAGGAACTCGTCCGCCGGGTCCTCGCCCAGCACACCGACCTGAACGTCACTGCCGTCAACGTCACCGTGGAGGACATCCACGGCGTCGAAAGCCTGAAGGACCGAGGATGA
- a CDS encoding ABC transporter permease, whose translation MNAARTLSTAGRVLRQLSHDPRSIALMLVAPSLLVGLFAWLFSEQAGVFDQFGGAILALFPFIVMFLITSITTLRERRSGTLERLMTTPLGKADFIVGYALAFGLAATVQAVITVAFAVLACGLDVQGPVWQLGLVAVVDAVLGSALGLLASAFAHTEFQAVQFMPLLVFPQILLGGLFMPRDEMPAALYAISDWLPLSYAIDAVNAVTAGDEGADLIRPILIVAAFAVGSLVVAALTLRRRTD comes from the coding sequence GTGAACGCCGCACGCACGCTCTCCACGGCGGGCCGCGTGCTCCGTCAGCTCAGCCACGACCCGCGGTCGATCGCGCTCATGCTCGTGGCGCCGAGCTTGCTGGTGGGACTCTTCGCGTGGCTCTTCAGTGAGCAGGCCGGAGTGTTCGATCAGTTCGGCGGGGCGATCCTCGCGCTCTTCCCCTTCATCGTGATGTTCCTCATCACCTCGATCACGACCCTGCGCGAGCGCCGGTCGGGAACGCTGGAGCGGCTCATGACGACACCGCTCGGAAAGGCCGACTTCATCGTCGGGTATGCGCTGGCGTTCGGTCTGGCAGCGACCGTCCAGGCGGTGATCACCGTCGCCTTCGCCGTCCTCGCGTGCGGTTTGGACGTGCAGGGGCCGGTCTGGCAGCTCGGACTGGTCGCGGTCGTCGACGCGGTGCTCGGGTCCGCCCTCGGCCTTCTCGCGAGCGCGTTCGCGCACACGGAGTTCCAGGCCGTGCAGTTCATGCCTCTGCTCGTGTTCCCGCAGATCCTGCTCGGCGGGCTGTTCATGCCGCGGGACGAGATGCCCGCCGCGCTGTACGCGATCTCGGACTGGCTTCCGCTGAGCTACGCCATCGACGCGGTCAATGCCGTCACGGCGGGCGACGAAGGTGCGGATCTGATCCGACCCATCCTGATCGTGGCGGCGTTCGCGGTCGGGTCGCTCGTCGTGGCGGCGCTCACTCTGCGGCGGCGAACCGACTGA
- a CDS encoding CsbD family protein, whose protein sequence is MGIGDDIKNKAEELTGKAKEAIGKATDNDKLVAEGKADQAKAGVKQAGENVKDAFNGDK, encoded by the coding sequence ATGGGCATCGGAGACGACATCAAGAACAAGGCCGAAGAGCTGACCGGCAAGGCCAAGGAGGCCATCGGCAAGGCGACCGACAACGACAAGCTCGTCGCGGAGGGCAAGGCCGACCAGGCCAAGGCAGGCGTCAAGCAGGCGGGCGAGAACGTGAAGGACGCGTTCAACGGCGACAAGTGA
- a CDS encoding Asp23/Gls24 family envelope stress response protein, with protein sequence MASENQNTEKVTTPAEKGLPAARVDRSFASTRIPADANAAGRTTIADGVVAKVAGIAAREVPGVYALGGGGARALGAIRDVINATDLTQGVKVEVGETQAAADLTIVVEYPAAIQEVASNVRAAVAGAITRLVGLEVVEVNVEVNDVHLPGDDSANDESRVS encoded by the coding sequence ATGGCTTCCGAGAACCAGAACACCGAGAAGGTCACCACCCCCGCCGAGAAGGGTCTGCCCGCGGCGCGCGTGGACCGCAGCTTCGCCTCGACCCGCATCCCCGCGGACGCGAACGCCGCCGGCCGCACCACGATCGCCGACGGCGTCGTGGCCAAGGTCGCCGGGATCGCCGCCCGTGAGGTCCCGGGTGTCTACGCCCTCGGCGGTGGCGGCGCGCGCGCGCTCGGCGCGATCCGCGACGTCATCAACGCGACCGACCTCACGCAGGGCGTCAAGGTCGAGGTGGGCGAGACGCAGGCCGCCGCCGATCTCACGATCGTCGTCGAGTACCCGGCCGCCATCCAGGAGGTCGCGTCGAACGTGCGCGCCGCCGTCGCCGGCGCCATCACGCGCCTGGTGGGCCTGGAGGTCGTCGAGGTCAACGTCGAGGTCAACGACGTGCACCTGCCCGGCGACGACAGCGCCAACGACGAGTCGCGCGTCTCATGA
- a CDS encoding RNA polymerase sigma factor: MGEISDQILVERAVDQDADAFGELVRRHSPLMRAYVSRIVGSLSAADDVVQDAFLVAWNQLPTLRDGSAVRAWLMRIASREALLQVKRRPSEAALEGFDVAVSADTQPESRAVRNAQLHALSLALDELPEGQRRCWLLREVADMSYHEIAAELDLPVSTVRGNLARARTSIMIRMEEWR, encoded by the coding sequence TTGGGCGAGATCTCCGACCAGATCCTGGTCGAGCGGGCGGTGGATCAGGATGCCGATGCCTTCGGCGAGCTCGTGCGGAGGCACTCGCCCCTCATGCGCGCCTACGTCTCGCGGATCGTCGGGTCGCTCTCGGCGGCGGACGACGTGGTGCAGGACGCGTTCCTGGTGGCGTGGAACCAGCTCCCCACCTTGCGCGACGGCTCGGCTGTGAGAGCCTGGTTGATGAGGATCGCCAGCCGAGAGGCGCTCCTGCAGGTGAAGAGAAGGCCCTCGGAGGCCGCGCTGGAAGGTTTCGACGTCGCGGTTTCGGCCGATACGCAGCCCGAATCGCGAGCAGTGCGCAACGCCCAGCTGCACGCGCTGTCGCTCGCACTGGATGAGCTGCCGGAAGGGCAGCGGCGGTGTTGGCTGCTCCGGGAAGTGGCGGACATGAGCTACCACGAGATCGCGGCAGAACTCGATCTCCCGGTCAGCACCGTCCGCGGAAACCTGGCGCGAGCCAGAACGAGCATCATGATCCGAATGGAGGAATGGCGATGA
- a CDS encoding ABC transporter ATP-binding protein, whose protein sequence is MMNIEDAALSASADVAVSVRGLRVTRGRTVVFDGLDLAIPRGRITGFLGPSGCGKTTLIRSIVGVQRIAGGDVEVLAEPAGSALQRHRVAYDTQAASVYDDLTVRQNLTYFARLIGAPRSDIARVITEVGLADQADQTVTSLSGGQKSRVSLAVAMLGSPALIVLDEPTVGLDPVLRAELWAIFRSLADRGATLIVSSHVMDEAVRCDRLILLRAGRVIADTTPESLLADTGTSDPDAAFLALIARADDGDRHPPSRRSRRSGGRL, encoded by the coding sequence ATGATGAATATCGAGGATGCCGCGCTGTCGGCGTCGGCTGATGTGGCGGTGAGCGTTCGCGGGCTGCGCGTGACGCGGGGCCGTACGGTCGTGTTCGACGGCCTCGATCTCGCGATTCCCCGAGGCCGCATCACCGGCTTCCTCGGTCCGTCGGGATGCGGCAAGACCACGCTGATCCGATCGATCGTCGGGGTGCAGAGAATCGCCGGGGGAGACGTCGAGGTTCTCGCAGAGCCGGCCGGCTCCGCGCTGCAGCGGCACCGTGTGGCTTACGACACCCAGGCGGCGTCGGTGTACGACGACCTCACGGTCCGTCAGAACCTGACATATTTCGCCCGTCTCATCGGAGCGCCCCGCAGCGACATCGCGCGCGTCATCACCGAGGTGGGCCTCGCGGATCAGGCGGATCAGACGGTCACCTCCCTCAGCGGTGGGCAGAAGAGCCGGGTGTCCCTCGCGGTGGCGATGCTCGGCTCGCCTGCGCTGATCGTGCTCGATGAGCCGACGGTGGGGCTGGATCCGGTCCTGCGCGCCGAGCTGTGGGCGATCTTCCGCTCGCTCGCCGACCGTGGCGCGACGCTCATCGTGAGCAGTCACGTCATGGACGAAGCCGTCCGCTGCGATCGCCTGATCCTGTTGCGGGCCGGTCGCGTCATCGCCGACACCACGCCGGAGTCCCTGCTGGCCGACACGGGCACCTCCGACCCGGACGCGGCCTTCCTCGCGCTCATCGCCCGCGCGGACGACGGCGATCGGCATCCACCCAGCCGGCGTTCGCGCCGGAGCGGAGGGCGGTTGTGA
- a CDS encoding VOC family protein, with amino-acid sequence MRLVQVAQRVEDLDRAADFYTVLLETAPTARFDDAGLVFFDLDGVRLLLDRNAPAGLLYLQVDNVHDALERLEGLAEVISRPHVIFTHDSDLLGPVGHEEWQAFVRDSEGNAVGLVAFQRG; translated from the coding sequence ATGCGGTTGGTTCAGGTGGCGCAGCGCGTGGAGGATCTCGACCGCGCAGCGGACTTCTACACGGTGCTGCTGGAGACTGCTCCCACCGCGCGGTTCGATGACGCCGGACTGGTCTTCTTCGATCTCGACGGGGTGCGGCTCCTGCTCGATCGCAATGCGCCGGCCGGTCTGCTGTACCTGCAGGTCGACAACGTGCACGACGCCCTCGAGCGTCTCGAGGGACTGGCCGAGGTGATCTCACGCCCGCACGTGATCTTCACTCACGACAGCGATCTGCTCGGCCCCGTCGGGCATGAGGAGTGGCAGGCGTTCGTCCGAGACTCCGAGGGCAACGCCGTCGGCCTGGTCGCGTTCCAGCGCGGCTGA
- a CDS encoding DNA/RNA endonuclease G — translation MSSPALRRVVRRETHSPRTVAMFVALILLILALVYIGTEIVLHLLSQPALLLGPAQALAWVVGLPTAQPPALVVLGGAVIAIVGLAFVVLAVTPGRLSKHQMQWGERAVVVDNGVIASALAQHISDEIGLPRDRITVGVAHRTVDVTVRPGAGVPLEQNRVREVADRELAEYRLIPSVKTRVRVVRPSESELA, via the coding sequence ATGAGCAGTCCGGCCCTTCGCCGCGTCGTACGTCGTGAGACGCACTCGCCGCGCACCGTCGCCATGTTCGTGGCCCTCATCCTGCTGATCCTCGCGCTGGTCTACATCGGCACCGAGATCGTGCTGCACCTGCTGTCGCAGCCGGCACTGCTCCTCGGCCCCGCACAGGCTCTCGCGTGGGTCGTCGGACTCCCGACCGCGCAGCCACCGGCTCTGGTCGTCCTCGGCGGCGCGGTCATCGCGATCGTCGGGCTGGCCTTCGTCGTGCTGGCAGTGACCCCGGGTCGACTGTCCAAGCACCAGATGCAGTGGGGCGAGCGCGCGGTCGTCGTGGACAACGGCGTGATCGCCTCGGCACTCGCTCAGCACATCAGTGACGAGATCGGTCTCCCCCGCGACCGGATCACGGTGGGCGTCGCGCATCGCACGGTCGATGTCACGGTCCGCCCCGGTGCGGGCGTTCCGCTCGAACAGAACCGTGTGCGCGAGGTCGCCGACCGCGAGCTCGCCGAGTACCGCCTCATCCCTTCCGTGAAGACCCGCGTGCGGGTCGTCCGCCCGAGCGAAAGCGAGCTCGCCTGA
- a CDS encoding L-serine ammonia-lyase, iron-sulfur-dependent, subunit alpha produces MSAYVSAFELFSIGVGPSSSHTVGPMRAAHDFATRLREERLLDRVSRVTCTLYGSLGATGIGHGTPDAVVAGLRGLSPETVEPAEVRAAWTDWTAGESLLLAGTHAVPFEKTDIAFAPRTRLPGHPNAMTLEAWGADAAPLAADTYYSVGGGFIRREGEPPRVAAHAYPLAFDSAEALIALCDERGITIAEAARMNEEALRSDEEIADGLDRIWDTMAACVEAGLHSDGVLPGMLRVKRRAGAIRAQLEDAEAGGHRELPGEWLGAFALAVNEENAAGGRVVTAPTNGAAGILPAVAMYWWRFLADSGLGVGNAVTPHGELVGSALLGFAARQQLGPVVPDVVDEELVAEANRRRGIRRFLLTATALGSLFKANASISGAEGGCQAEVGSACAMAAGGLTAVMGGTNRQIENAAEIAMEHHLGLTCDPVGGLVQIPCIERNAIAASTAVTAARLALRGDGSHYVSLDAVVETMRQTGIDMSTKYKETSEGGLAVNVIEC; encoded by the coding sequence GTGAGCGCATACGTCTCGGCGTTCGAGCTGTTCTCCATCGGAGTAGGACCCTCGAGCTCCCACACGGTCGGCCCCATGCGGGCGGCCCACGATTTCGCGACCCGTCTGCGCGAGGAGCGACTGCTCGATCGCGTCTCACGGGTGACCTGCACCCTGTACGGGTCGCTCGGCGCGACCGGCATCGGACACGGCACCCCCGACGCGGTCGTCGCAGGCCTGCGCGGGCTCTCGCCCGAGACCGTCGAGCCCGCAGAGGTCCGCGCGGCGTGGACCGACTGGACGGCGGGCGAATCGCTCCTGTTGGCCGGCACGCACGCGGTGCCGTTCGAGAAGACCGACATCGCGTTCGCCCCGCGCACCCGCCTGCCCGGGCATCCCAACGCGATGACGCTCGAGGCCTGGGGGGCGGATGCCGCACCCCTGGCGGCGGACACCTACTACTCCGTCGGAGGCGGGTTCATCCGGCGCGAGGGCGAGCCGCCGCGCGTCGCCGCGCACGCGTATCCGCTCGCGTTCGACAGTGCGGAAGCGCTCATCGCGCTGTGCGACGAGCGCGGCATCACGATCGCCGAAGCCGCACGCATGAACGAGGAGGCGCTGCGGTCGGACGAGGAGATCGCCGACGGCCTCGACCGCATCTGGGACACCATGGCCGCGTGCGTGGAGGCGGGCCTGCACTCGGACGGCGTGCTTCCCGGGATGCTGCGCGTCAAACGCCGTGCGGGCGCGATCCGTGCGCAGCTCGAGGACGCGGAGGCCGGCGGCCACCGCGAGCTCCCGGGCGAGTGGCTGGGCGCGTTCGCGCTCGCCGTGAACGAGGAGAACGCTGCCGGCGGACGGGTCGTCACCGCTCCCACGAACGGAGCGGCCGGCATCCTCCCCGCCGTCGCGATGTACTGGTGGCGCTTCCTCGCCGACTCCGGGCTCGGCGTCGGCAACGCGGTGACGCCGCACGGCGAGCTCGTCGGAAGCGCCCTCCTCGGCTTCGCCGCCCGACAGCAGCTCGGGCCGGTGGTTCCCGACGTCGTGGACGAAGAGCTCGTCGCCGAGGCGAACCGCCGGCGCGGCATCCGTCGGTTCCTCCTCACGGCGACCGCGCTGGGGTCGCTGTTCAAGGCGAACGCGTCGATCTCGGGCGCCGAGGGCGGGTGTCAGGCCGAGGTCGGGTCGGCGTGCGCGATGGCGGCGGGCGGGCTCACCGCGGTGATGGGCGGCACGAACCGGCAGATCGAGAACGCCGCCGAGATCGCGATGGAGCATCACCTCGGACTCACGTGCGATCCGGTCGGCGGACTCGTGCAGATCCCGTGCATCGAGCGCAACGCGATCGCCGCGTCGACGGCCGTGACCGCCGCCCGCCTCGCGCTGCGCGGCGACGGCAGTCACTACGTCTCGCTCGACGCCGTCGTCGAGACGATGCGTCAGACCGGGATCGACATGTCCACGAAGTACAAGGAGACCAGCGAGGGCGGCCTCGCGGTGAACGTCATCGAGTGCTGA
- a CDS encoding DUF2273 domain-containing protein — protein MSPTIAGALIGALLALAALLFGFWGFLLVALFMGIGALVGRVASGKLDVRGLANAFSGRRTS, from the coding sequence ATGAGCCCGACCATCGCCGGCGCCCTGATCGGCGCCCTCCTCGCGCTCGCCGCGCTGCTGTTCGGGTTCTGGGGCTTCCTGCTGGTCGCCCTGTTCATGGGCATCGGTGCGCTCGTGGGCCGGGTGGCGTCGGGCAAGCTCGACGTCCGCGGTCTTGCGAACGCGTTCTCGGGTCGGCGCACGTCGTAA
- a CDS encoding DUF4287 domain-containing protein, which produces MSFQAYLDNIEGKTGLTPREFVALADARGFGPGTKAGEIIAWLAEDYGLGRGHAMALVHVITKGDRIDAKHVGSGGTHSDATDTLWLDGKATNPAG; this is translated from the coding sequence ATGTCCTTTCAGGCATACCTCGACAACATCGAAGGCAAGACCGGGCTCACGCCGCGGGAGTTCGTCGCCCTCGCGGACGCCCGAGGCTTCGGACCCGGAACGAAGGCCGGCGAGATCATCGCGTGGCTCGCGGAGGACTACGGTCTTGGTCGCGGCCATGCCATGGCACTCGTGCACGTGATCACCAAGGGCGATCGGATCGACGCGAAGCACGTGGGCTCCGGCGGCACGCACAGCGACGCGACGGACACACTCTGGCTCGACGGCAAGGCGACCAACCCCGCCGGCTGA
- a CDS encoding Hsp20/alpha crystallin family protein, with protein sequence MATYDPFRELDRFASTLFDPRRGPRRMPMDLYRDGDHYVLTADLPGIDPGSVDIDVDGQLLTIRAERTLTAGDGVKWITREREAASFLRQLNLGQGIDTERISATYSNGVLSVTIPVSEKAKPRKIEVSTDAESPVIRAHESADAPQPVEQ encoded by the coding sequence ATGGCCACCTACGACCCGTTCCGTGAACTGGACCGCTTCGCGTCGACGCTGTTCGACCCGCGCCGCGGTCCGCGACGGATGCCGATGGACCTGTACCGGGACGGCGACCACTACGTCCTGACCGCCGATCTTCCGGGCATCGATCCGGGCTCGGTCGACATCGACGTGGACGGTCAGCTGCTGACGATCCGTGCCGAGCGAACCCTGACCGCGGGCGACGGCGTGAAGTGGATCACCCGCGAGCGCGAGGCCGCGAGCTTCCTGCGGCAGCTGAACCTCGGCCAGGGCATCGACACCGAGCGCATCTCCGCGACGTACAGCAACGGCGTGCTGAGCGTGACGATTCCGGTGAGCGAGAAGGCGAAGCCGCGCAAGATCGAGGTGTCCACGGATGCCGAATCCCCGGTGATCCGCGCCCACGAGAGCGCCGACGCGCCTCAGCCGGTCGAGCAGTAA
- a CDS encoding low temperature requirement protein A, with protein sequence MTFGMRRDVLRPADSSRADRVTYVELFFDLVFVFALTQLSAYLYENQTPLGALEGVIMVCALWWTWVSTTWVTNWLDPVKLPVRGAVVALAFVSFVMSVAIAEAFGDRAWTFAVAYVVLQLGRTAFMVWATRRHGAAVSQDFTRILVWLSAGAVLWIGGALAPLSLQLPLWAAALGVELVGTMLGYPVPGRGRVDLAAWDVSGPHIAERTALFVLIALGEGLLVTGFAFVATESSPESIAAMIAAFVAAASAWWIYFDHGERIGAEAIDASPAPGRLVRTAYTWIHLAIVAGIVLLSVGDKEALGHPHEHDVPATVVTLGGPLLFLVGTLLFRRVLEHRWVRAQIAGLVGILLLIPAALVLDALGESLAVAAVLALTAAAETVARVRRGRRAGG encoded by the coding sequence ATGACCTTCGGGATGCGGCGCGATGTGCTGCGGCCGGCCGACTCGTCGCGGGCCGACCGCGTGACGTACGTCGAGCTGTTCTTCGACCTCGTCTTCGTCTTCGCGCTGACGCAGCTCTCCGCCTACCTCTACGAGAACCAGACCCCGCTCGGCGCCCTCGAGGGCGTGATCATGGTGTGCGCGCTGTGGTGGACATGGGTCTCGACGACGTGGGTGACGAACTGGCTCGATCCGGTCAAGCTCCCGGTGCGCGGCGCGGTGGTCGCCCTCGCGTTCGTCTCGTTCGTGATGAGCGTCGCGATCGCGGAGGCCTTCGGCGATCGGGCGTGGACGTTCGCGGTCGCCTACGTCGTGCTCCAGCTCGGCCGGACCGCGTTCATGGTCTGGGCGACGCGGCGGCACGGCGCGGCGGTTTCGCAGGACTTCACGCGCATCCTCGTCTGGCTCTCGGCGGGTGCCGTGCTGTGGATCGGCGGCGCGCTGGCTCCCCTGTCGCTGCAGCTGCCGCTCTGGGCCGCAGCGCTCGGCGTCGAGCTGGTCGGGACGATGCTGGGGTACCCGGTGCCCGGCCGCGGGCGCGTGGATCTGGCCGCGTGGGACGTCTCGGGTCCGCACATCGCGGAGCGCACCGCCCTGTTCGTGCTGATCGCGCTCGGCGAGGGGCTCCTGGTCACCGGCTTCGCGTTCGTCGCCACGGAGTCCTCGCCCGAGAGCATCGCCGCGATGATCGCGGCATTCGTCGCGGCGGCATCCGCGTGGTGGATCTATTTCGATCACGGCGAGCGCATCGGCGCGGAGGCGATCGACGCGTCGCCCGCGCCCGGTCGTCTCGTGCGGACGGCCTACACCTGGATCCACCTCGCGATCGTGGCGGGGATCGTCCTGCTGAGCGTCGGCGACAAAGAGGCCCTCGGCCACCCGCACGAGCACGATGTGCCCGCGACCGTGGTCACCCTCGGCGGACCTCTCCTGTTCCTCGTGGGGACACTCCTGTTCCGCCGGGTGCTCGAGCATCGATGGGTCCGTGCGCAGATCGCGGGCCTGGTCGGCATCCTGCTGCTCATCCCGGCCGCCCTCGTCCTCGACGCCCTCGGCGAGTCCCTCGCCGTCGCCGCGGTACTCGCACTCACCGCAGCGGCCGAGACCGTCGCCCGCGTACGACGGGGGCGGCGCGCCGGCGGCTGA
- a CDS encoding MarR family winged helix-turn-helix transcriptional regulator gives MSDRRLAIDAWESLFRAQHEVFTEIACDFDDTGLSQAEYDVLLTVTRGDGMTARLRDVTANMLISQPSVSRLVDRMAARGLVTKCADPEDGRGALVRATAEGAGAFRRVASAHGRSIADRMSLLSDEELAQLRDLTAKLRSRPAGC, from the coding sequence ATGAGCGACCGGCGACTGGCGATCGATGCCTGGGAGAGCCTGTTCCGCGCGCAGCACGAGGTGTTCACCGAGATCGCGTGCGACTTCGACGACACGGGTCTGTCGCAGGCCGAGTACGACGTGCTGCTCACCGTGACGCGCGGCGACGGGATGACCGCGCGCCTGCGCGACGTGACGGCCAACATGCTGATCAGCCAGCCGAGCGTCTCCCGCCTCGTGGACCGGATGGCCGCGCGCGGACTCGTGACGAAGTGCGCAGACCCGGAGGACGGCCGCGGCGCACTCGTCCGCGCCACCGCGGAAGGCGCAGGCGCCTTCCGCCGCGTCGCCTCCGCGCACGGTCGCTCGATCGCCGACCGGATGTCGCTGCTGAGCGACGAAGAGCTCGCGCAGCTGCGCGATCTCACCGCGAAGCTGCGCTCCCGACCCGCGGGCTGCTGA
- a CDS encoding NTP pyrophosphohydrolase: protein MRVDQIGSAGGGPSGVAAGETAYPGRIDVKERAVRKVAEEASARTMGVDRSDISVEVSEYGGGIALRLATPLPIPDLDDAAAIAASVPVLERVANLQAELQSTISGIVGRRVTRINITITGATVPPRRRVK, encoded by the coding sequence ATGCGTGTCGACCAGATCGGATCCGCCGGCGGCGGCCCCTCGGGGGTCGCCGCCGGGGAGACCGCCTACCCGGGCCGCATCGACGTGAAGGAGAGGGCTGTGCGCAAGGTCGCCGAAGAGGCGTCCGCTCGCACGATGGGCGTGGACCGCAGCGACATCTCGGTCGAGGTATCCGAGTACGGCGGAGGAATCGCACTCCGCCTCGCGACTCCGCTCCCGATCCCCGATCTGGACGACGCCGCCGCCATCGCGGCATCCGTCCCCGTCCTCGAGCGTGTGGCCAACCTGCAGGCCGAGCTCCAGAGCACGATCTCCGGCATCGTCGGCCGCAGGGTCACCCGCATCAACATCACCATCACCGGAGCCACGGTGCCACCCAGAAGGAGGGTGAAATGA
- a CDS encoding TetR family transcriptional regulator, protein MPEFVVPTPRRRGRPKGGESDAPDRIVSAAVDEFGELGYDGATMRGIAARAGVDAALVHHYFGTKADLFTQVVGAPMRPDLDIPQLLDGPDDELGERIVRYVLEAWEHPDVRTRGITLLRAGIGNRLTTPLLAGFLRRELIGRIAGRLQVPDAALRASLVASQIAGLLIARHVLQLPALASADVDEIVRRVGPAVQAYLTS, encoded by the coding sequence ATGCCCGAGTTCGTGGTGCCGACCCCCCGGCGTCGCGGTCGCCCGAAGGGCGGCGAGTCGGACGCACCGGACCGCATCGTCTCAGCCGCGGTCGATGAGTTCGGAGAGCTGGGCTACGACGGTGCGACCATGCGCGGCATCGCGGCGCGAGCCGGCGTGGACGCCGCGCTCGTCCATCATTACTTCGGCACGAAGGCGGATCTCTTCACGCAGGTGGTCGGTGCGCCGATGCGTCCCGACCTGGACATCCCGCAGCTTCTGGACGGGCCCGACGACGAGCTCGGCGAGCGGATCGTCCGGTACGTCCTCGAGGCGTGGGAGCACCCCGATGTGCGCACGCGCGGCATCACGCTGCTGCGCGCCGGGATCGGCAACCGCCTCACGACCCCGTTGCTGGCCGGGTTTCTGCGACGCGAACTGATCGGGCGCATCGCAGGCCGGCTCCAGGTCCCCGATGCCGCCCTCCGCGCCTCCCTCGTGGCCAGCCAGATCGCCGGGCTGCTCATCGCCCGTCACGTGCTGCAGCTGCCGGCCCTCGCCTCGGCCGACGTCGACGAGATCGTCCGGCGTGTCGGCCCCGCAGTCCAGGCTTATCTCACCAGCTGA